One region of Bdellovibrio bacteriovorus genomic DNA includes:
- a CDS encoding alpha/beta fold hydrolase, which translates to MSYLNNFYHHIYGPENGRRWVFVHGLMGYGQNWRKIISGIEGTERCLAYDQRGHGRSFQPGSGYAPEDYADDLKMIVDELGWEKFILVGHSMGGRNVLNFATRFPDYVERLVIEDIGPEGNPKAHEYYEYLLNLVPAPFANREQAKEYFFGEFIKTAKTRENVQVMANYFYANMEEKPNGLVDWRFSKQGIIDSVRLGRGDDRWNEVEALEVPTLLVRGANSQELSHENYQKMLASNRLIKGVEIPNAGHWVHSDQPQAFSEALRLFVGGF; encoded by the coding sequence ATGTCTTATCTCAACAATTTTTATCATCACATTTACGGCCCTGAAAACGGAAGACGCTGGGTTTTCGTGCACGGCCTGATGGGTTACGGGCAAAACTGGCGCAAGATCATTTCTGGCATTGAGGGTACGGAACGGTGCTTGGCCTATGATCAACGCGGGCATGGCCGCTCATTTCAGCCAGGTTCTGGTTATGCTCCGGAAGACTATGCGGACGACTTGAAAATGATTGTCGACGAGTTGGGGTGGGAAAAGTTCATCCTGGTCGGGCACTCCATGGGCGGCCGTAATGTTTTAAACTTTGCCACCCGCTTTCCCGATTACGTGGAACGTCTGGTGATTGAAGATATCGGGCCCGAAGGCAACCCAAAGGCCCACGAGTATTACGAATATTTATTGAATTTAGTCCCGGCGCCTTTTGCGAATCGCGAACAAGCCAAAGAGTATTTTTTTGGGGAGTTCATTAAAACCGCAAAGACCCGTGAAAACGTGCAGGTCATGGCCAACTATTTTTACGCCAACATGGAGGAAAAGCCGAACGGTCTTGTGGACTGGCGCTTTTCAAAGCAAGGCATCATCGATTCCGTGCGCTTAGGTCGGGGCGATGACCGCTGGAATGAAGTTGAGGCCTTAGAGGTTCCGACACTTTTGGTTCGCGGGGCCAATTCCCAAGAGCTCAGCCATGAAAACTATCAGAAGATGTTGGCTAGCAACCGCTTGATTAAGGGCGTCGAAATCCCGAATGCGGGCCACTGGGTCCACTCAGATCAACCTCAGGCTTTTAGCGAGGCTTTGCGCCTGTTTGTGGGCGGCTTTTAA
- a CDS encoding poly(A) polymerase — protein MMPQKRPQLHEDWIDSYALRIVRNLQDAGFETYLVGGCVRDLLVGIHPKDFDIATSALPNQVRKKVPNAYVIGRRFKLVLVKRGDHQFEVATFRRNVTAEEISTGDDSVEGDNYFGTSEEDAQRRDFTCNAVFYDPVQHKLIDHCGGLQDIQDRVLRMIGDPKGRLIEDPIRILRAIRLSHKLHFSIESSMRSAIAECSPELKKSVLPRRREEWLKFLRLKEPHLAFMELFDLHILEQILPGLNSVFMDPHQMEIFEIHLARMNSAGINKDDSTELFAAFMMAFMKAKYGEEPWNHDEILNDPKLAYFMREEMGIFKQEGAIFFKALHIMQGLHRIENYSRKGERRQMAFVHNEGFGLAMKLAFMDYSLSASQMHYWLQQVEKYRGGMPVKASSEESHH, from the coding sequence ATGATGCCCCAAAAAAGACCCCAGCTCCATGAGGACTGGATTGATTCGTATGCTTTAAGAATTGTGCGCAACCTGCAGGATGCTGGCTTTGAGACTTACCTGGTCGGCGGCTGCGTGCGTGATTTGCTTGTGGGCATTCATCCAAAAGACTTTGATATCGCGACTAGCGCCCTTCCCAATCAAGTTCGTAAAAAAGTACCGAATGCCTATGTCATCGGACGCCGTTTCAAACTTGTTCTGGTTAAGCGGGGCGATCACCAGTTTGAAGTCGCGACTTTCCGTCGCAACGTCACAGCCGAAGAAATTTCGACTGGAGACGATTCGGTTGAGGGCGATAATTATTTCGGAACTTCCGAAGAGGATGCGCAACGCCGCGACTTTACCTGCAATGCCGTTTTCTATGATCCCGTTCAACACAAACTGATCGATCATTGCGGCGGACTTCAAGATATCCAAGATCGCGTTCTGCGCATGATCGGCGATCCGAAAGGTCGCTTGATTGAAGATCCGATTCGCATTTTGCGCGCGATCCGTCTTTCTCATAAATTGCATTTTTCTATTGAGTCCTCGATGCGTTCTGCGATCGCCGAATGCAGCCCTGAATTAAAAAAATCCGTTCTGCCTCGCCGTCGTGAAGAGTGGTTGAAGTTCTTGCGTCTTAAAGAGCCGCACTTGGCTTTCATGGAACTTTTCGATTTGCACATCCTAGAGCAAATTCTTCCGGGCCTGAACTCTGTCTTCATGGATCCGCACCAAATGGAAATCTTTGAAATCCATTTAGCGCGCATGAATTCAGCGGGCATTAACAAAGATGATTCCACCGAATTATTCGCAGCTTTCATGATGGCATTTATGAAGGCGAAGTACGGTGAAGAGCCTTGGAACCACGATGAAATCCTGAATGATCCAAAACTTGCTTACTTCATGCGTGAAGAAATGGGCATCTTCAAACAAGAGGGCGCCATTTTCTTTAAAGCTTTGCACATTATGCAGGGTCTTCATCGTATCGAAAACTATTCGCGCAAAGGTGAAAGAAGACAGATGGCTTTTGTTCACAACGAAGGTTTCGGTCTGGCGATGAAAC